One Romboutsia sp. 13368 genomic window carries:
- a CDS encoding DUF2922 domain-containing protein — protein sequence MELIVAKNIFAPNGLDLVSSVDAKVVVTETXGARIYXLLKIKKAMLRTPQPLHSFYVIERMCFYEFRFTDSYSVCWFSYCP from the coding sequence ATGGAGTTAATAGTAGCTAAAAATATATTTGCTCCAAATGGACTTGATTTAGTATCTAGTGTTGATGCTAAAGTAGTTGTTACTGAAACTNCGGGAGCGAGGATATATCYGTTGCTCAAAATAAAAAAAGCTATGCTTAGGACCCCYCAGCCTTTGCATAGCTTTTATGTTATTGAAAGGATGTGTTTTTATGAATTCAGATTTACAGACTCTTATAGCGTCTGTTGGTTTTCCTATTGCCCTTAG
- a CDS encoding YvrJ family protein, which produces MNSDLQTLIASVGFPIALSMYLLVRIEGKLQTLSDSINELSKNIIGLK; this is translated from the coding sequence ATGAATTCAGATTTACAGACTCTTATAGCGTCTGTTGGTTTTCCTATTGCCCTTAGTATGTATTTACTTGTAAGGATTGAAGGAAAGCTGCAAACTCTATCTGATAGTATTAATGAATTATCTAAAAATATWATWGGGTTAAAATAA
- a CDS encoding ABC transporter ATP-binding protein, translating into MNILKVSNLSKVYGSKVISNALKDISFNIENGEFVGIMGPSGSGKTTLLNLISTIDKPTSGKIILADKEPHKLKGDELALFRRRELGFVFQDYNLLETLTIGENIVLPLTLDNVPIKEQDEKLKKVSKILGIEDLLNKRTFEVSGGQAQ; encoded by the coding sequence ATGAATATTTTAAAAGTAAGTAACTTAAGCAAAGTATACGGAAGTAAGGTAATATCAAATGCATTAAAGGATATAAGCTTTAACATAGAAAATGGAGAATTTGTAGGAATAATGGGTCCAAGTGGTAGTGGAAAAACTACTCTATTAAATTTAATATCAACTATAGATAAACCAACTTCAGGAAAGATAATTTTAGCTGACAAAGAGCCACATAAGTTAAAAGGAGATGAACTTGCCTTATTTAGAAGAAGAGAACTTGGATTTGTATTCCAAGATTACAACTTACTAGAAACTTTAACAATAGGTGAAAATATAGTTTTACCATTAACTTTAGACAATGTACCTATAAAAGAGCAAGATGAAAAATTAAAAAAGGTATCTAAAATACTAGGAATAGAAGATTTATTAAATAAAAGAACTTTTGAAGTATCAGGAGGTCAAGCACAAAG
- a CDS encoding YvrJ family protein: MASVGFPIALSMYLLVRIEGKLQILSDSINELSKNIIGLK; this comes from the coding sequence ATAGCGTCTGTTGGTTTTCCTATTGCCCTTAGTATGTATTTACTTGTAAGGATTGAGGGAAAGCTTCAGATTTTATCTGATAGTATTAATGAATTATCTAAAAATATAATTGGATTAAAGTAA